One Ananas comosus cultivar F153 linkage group 1, ASM154086v1, whole genome shotgun sequence DNA window includes the following coding sequences:
- the LOC109706597 gene encoding uncharacterized protein LOC109706597 isoform X2, translating into MSLACLVCHGMESPSHSFRSYSVSSSEEEGRCGAVVSCLTRKVPVPGGNTNPNGIGTSKVSPFPVMSSGQGITGAPRLERSRAVTRDLVRDWNFDEILLGR; encoded by the coding sequence TGGCATGTCTTGTATGCCATGGCATGGAAAGCCCATCACATTCATTCAGAAGCTATTCAGTCTCGAGCTCAGAGGAGGAAGGCCGGTGCGGTGCGGTCGTCAGCTGCCTGACCCGGAAAGTACCCGTGCCGGGCGGAAACACTAATCCGAATGGGATCGGGACATCGAAAGTCAGCCCCTTCCCCGTTATGTCGAGCGGACAAGGCATAACCGGAGCGCCTCGCCTTGAACGGAGCCGAGCCGTCACGAGGGACCTCGTCAGAGACTGGAACTTTGATGAAATTCTTCTGGGGAGGTAG